One segment of Bradysia coprophila strain Holo2 unplaced genomic scaffold, BU_Bcop_v1 contig_400, whole genome shotgun sequence DNA contains the following:
- the LOC119082242 gene encoding ubiquitin carboxyl-terminal hydrolase 14 yields the protein MPCYKVKVKWGRENFPNIEVNTDEDPILFKAQLYALTGVQPDRQKVILKGITLKDEEWNVSVKDGAVILMLGTKDEMQAEPSEEERPKFIEDMNEAELATALEVPAGLTNLGNTCYMNAVVQCLKSVPELRDSLKRYKEEFSVASLASAQPAQSITAAMRSVFDQMSGSNTVTPILLLQTLHMTFPQFAQTGENGGYRQQDANECWSELLKMLQQQLPALKNSSADGPSFSSFIDQYFGGTFDVEMKCIEAPDEPSTSSRENFLQLSCFISQEVKYMLSGLKSKMQEQLTKMSVSLSRDAVYTKTSLISRLPAYLTVNFVRFQYKGKEGINAKVLKDIKFPIDFDAFDLCTPALQDKLTPMRSKFKEEEDAYLERQTNMKDNPKSGDKKPKTHALPYFFESDLGSNNSGYYTLQAVLTHQGRSSSSGHYVGWVRQTEGKWMKFDDDVVTPATDEEILRLSGGGDWHCAYVLLYGPRILEVPVEDEKMEE from the exons ATGCCTTGCTATAAAG tgaaagtGAAATGGGGACGGGAGAACTTCCCTAATATTGAGGTGAACACCGACGAGGACCCGATATTGTTCAAGGCACAATTGTATGCGCTCACAG GCGTTCAACCCGACCGACAGAAAGtcattttaaagggaattACGTTAAAGGATGAAGAATGGAATGTGTCCGTTAAAGATGGAGCTGTGATCTTAATGCTCGGCACAAAGGACGAAATGCAAGCGGAACCATCGGAAGAAGAACGTCCGAAATTCATCGAGGATATGAACGAAGCCGAACTGGCTACGGCATTAGAAGTACCAGCTGGATTAACAAATCTCGGCAACACATGCTATATGAACGCTGTTGTGCAATGTTTGAAGTCTGTGCCGGAATTACGGGATTCGTTGAAACGTTACAAAGAAGAGTTTTCCGTGGCATCGTTGGCATCGGCTCAGCCAGCTCAATCAATAACTGCTGCAATGCGTTCGGTTTTCGATCAAATGTCTGGTTCAAATACTGTGACTCCAATATTGTTGCTTCAAACGCTGCATATGACTTTTCCACAATTCGCTCAAACTGGCGAAAATGGAGGTTATCGACAGCAA gaTGCTAACGAATGTTGGTCTGAGCTGCTGAAAATGTTGCAGCAACAATTGCCTGCTCTCAAAAATAGCTCGGCCGATGGTCCTTCATTCag CTCTTTCATCGACCAATATTTCGGTGGCACCTTCGACGTAGAAATGAAATGTATCGAAGCGCCAGATGAACCATCGACATCTAGCAGGGAGAATTTCCTTCAATTAAGTTGTTTCATATCGCAAGAAGTGAAGTACATGCTGAGTGGTCTTAAATCG AAAATGCAAGAGCAACTGACCAAAATGTCTGTATCGCTGTCGAGGGACGCTGTTTACACCAAAacg TCGTTGATAAGTCGACTGCCTGCTTATTTGACGGTGAATTTTGTGCGATTTCAATACAAGGGCAAAGAGGGAATCAATGCAAAAGTTCTGAAGGACATTAAATTCCCCATCGACTTCGATGCATTCGATCTGTGTACACCGGCATTGCAAGATAAGTTAACCCCCATGCGGTCCAAATTCAAGGAAGAGGAGGATGCTTATCTGGAACGTCAAACAAATATGAAAGACAATCCTAAGTCCGGAGACAAGAAGCCCAAAACGCATGCACTGCCGTATTTCTTCGAAAGTG ATCTAGGTAGCAATAATAGTGGTTATTACACGTTACAAGCGGTGCTCACACATCAAGGCAGATCCAGTTCGTCTGGCCATTACGTCGGCTGGGTTCGGCAAACGGAAGGTAAATGGATGAAGTTCGACGATGATGTTGTGACTCCGGCTACCGACGAAGAAATATTGCGATTGTCGGGAGGTGGCGATTGGCATTGTGCATACGTGCTGTTGTATGGGCCGAGAATTTTGGAGGTGCCCGTTGAAGATGAAAAAATGGAGGAGTGA
- the LOC119082244 gene encoding splicing factor 3B subunit 4 — MAAGPIAERNQDATIYVGGLDDKVSESLLWELFVQGGPVVNVHMPKDRVTQMHQGYGFVEFLSEEDADYAIKIMNMIKLYGKPIRVNKASAHQKNLDVGANIFIGNLDPEVDEKLLYDTFSAFGVILQTPKIMRDPETGNSKGFAFINFASFEASDAAMDAMNGQYLCNRPISVSYAFKKDSKGERHGSAAERLLAAQNPLSTSDRPHQLFADAPVPMMSMPMGHGQMGQMMPPPPPLMAPTVPPIPPSSSIPPPPLPPMPPQPPLPPILPQRGSMPQPPWQNFGQNMPGPPRPPPPNWRPPPPGFNPGFGPRPPPPGNNFPGYNEQFNY; from the exons ATGGCTGCCGGTCCGATCGCGGAAAGAAATCAAG ACGCCACAATTTACGTGGGAGGGTTAGACGATAAAGTGTCTGAGTCCTTATTATGGGAGCTGTTTGTTCAAGGTGGACCTGTGG TTAACGTTCATATGCCCAAAGATCGGGTGACGCAAATGCATCAAGGCTATGGTTTCGTAGAATTTCTCAGCGAAGAAGATGCGGACTATGCCATAAAAATAATGAACATGATCAAACTGTACGGCAAGCCAATTCGTGTCAACAAGGCTTCGGCTCATCAGAAAAATCTGGATGTTGGTGCGAACATTTTCATTGGCAATTTGGATCCAGAAGTCGATGAAAAGCTACTGTACGACACATTTTCTGCATTTGGTGTGATATTACAAACACCGAAAATTATGCGAGATCCGGAAACGGGCAATTCAAAAGGTTTTGCATTCATCAACTTTGCCAGCTTCGAAGCATCCGACGCTGCTATGGATGCAATGAATGGACAGTATTTGTGCAATCGACCGATTTCTGTTTCGTACGCCTTCAAAAAGGACTCGAAAGGTGAACGACATGGCTCTGCCGCTGAACGATTATTGGCGGCACAAAATCCTCTTTCTACATCTGATCGTCCACATCAATTGTTTGCTGACGCACCAGTTCCAATGATGTCAATGCCAATGGGCCACGGTCAAATGGGACAAATGATGCCACCGCCGCCACCTTTAatg GCACCAACAGTTCCGCCAATTccaccatcatcatcaataCCACCGCCACCTTTGCCGCCGATGCCACCACAACCACCTCTTCCACCCATTCTTCCACAACGCGGATCCATGCCTCAACCACCTTGGCAAAATTTCGGGCAGAACATGCCTGGACCTCCAAGACCGCCACCACCAAATTGGAGACCGCCTCCACCAGGATTTAATCCTGGATTTGGACCAAGGCCACCGCCTCCCGGAAATAATTTTCCTGGCTACAATGAACAATTCAATTACTGA
- the LOC119082243 gene encoding glutaryl-CoA dehydrogenase, mitochondrial has protein sequence MRRTIKVFNLEQKLKWILSAQQFIGISNVNIFLQCIYHTCCVHCVFFVMLSLRTSKTVGQLFHSSQSFWSRSLASKSSSKQIFNWEDPLQLESLLTEDEISIRDTFRTYCQEKLMPRVINGNRNEVFDKTIMTELGELGALGCTLKNYGCAGVSSVAYGLLTREIERVDSGYRSALSVQSSLAMGAIYDFGNDQQRNKYLPRLAKGELIGCFGLTEPNHGSDPGSMETKAKYDAASKSYILSGSKTWITNSPLADVLIVWANCEDNKIRGFIVDRSISAKGLATPKIEGKFSLRASTTGMILMDDLRVPEENLLPKVEGLKGPFTCLNNARYGIAWGALGAAEACLTIARQYTLDRKQFNRPLAANQLIQKKLADMVTEIGLGTLGCIQAGRLKDEHKLAPEMISLLKRNNAGKSLEIARVARDMLGGNGISDEYHIIRHVMNLESVNTYEGTHDIHALILGRAITGIAAFS, from the exons ATGCGTAGAACAATTAAAGTCTTTAATTTAGAGCAAAAACTAAAGTGGATTTTATCAGCGCAACAATTCATTGGTATCAGTAATGTAAATATCTTCCTTCAGTGTATATACCATACGTGTTGTGTGCATTGTGTATTTTTTGTGATGTTGTCGCTAAGAACTTCTAAAACTGTGGGACAGTTGTTCCATTCTTCGCAATCGTTTTGGTCGAGGT CCTTAGCTTCGAAATCGTCTTCAAAGC AGATATTCAACTGGGAAGATCCATTACAGTTAGAGTCACTATTGACCGAAGATGAAATATCAATTAGAGATACGTTTCGTACATACTGTCAGGAGAAGTTAATGCCTCGAGTTATCAATGGCAATAGAAATGAAG TTTTTGACAAGACAATTATGACCGAGCTTGGTGAGCTTGGTGCACTGGGTTGcacattaaaaaattatggaTGCGCAGGTGTTTCAAGTGTGGCATATGGGTTGCTGACACGTGaaattgaacgagtcgactcAGGTTATAGATCGGCTCTATCAGTACAAAGTTCACTGGCAATGGGCGCAATTTATGACTTTGGAAATGATCAGCAAAGGAACAAGTATCTGCCTAGGTTAG CAAAAGGAGAACTGATTGGGTGTTTCGGTTTAACGGAACCAAATCACG GCAGTGACCCCGGTTCAATGGAAACGAAGGCCAAATACGATGCTGCATCAAAATCATATATTTTGTCCGGGAGCAAGACATGGATCACAAATTCACCACTAGCCGATGTACTCATCGTATGGGCGAATTGTGAAGATAACAAAATTCGAGGATTCATCGTTGACCGTTCGATTAGTGCTAAAGGATTGGCAACACCGaaaattgaaggaaaattttcgttgCGTGCGTCAACAACCGGCATGATACTAATGGATGATTTACGAGTACCAGAAGAGAATCTTCTGCCAAAAGTCGAAGGTCTCAAGGGGCCGTTTACATGTCTGAACAATGCTCGATACG GCATTGCATGGGGTGCTCTTGGAGCAGCCGAAGCGTGTCTTACTATTGCCAGGCAATATACCCTAGACCGCAAGCAATTCAATCGTCCTCTCGCTGCCAATCAATTGATTCAAAAGAAATTAGCCGACATGGTCACTGAAATCGGCTTGGGTACCCTGGGATGCATACAAGCAGGACGGTTGAAGGATGAACACAa ATTAGCTCCGGAGATGATATCGCTGCTGAAACGGAACAACGCCGGTAAATCATTGGAAATTGCCAGAGTTGCTAGAGACATGCTCGGAGGTAACGGGATTTCCGATGAATATCATATCATTCGCCACGTCATGAATTTGGAATCGGTCAACACGTACGAGG GAACGCATGATATTCACGCACTGATATTGGGTCGAGCGATTACTGGTATTGCAGCATTCTCATAA